In Haliscomenobacter hydrossis DSM 1100, the DNA window TCTTTCTGGTGACAATGTTGCTAGTGCAATCGCTGAATGCGACAAGCAAAGAGGCTCAGTAGCCAATGTAGTTAAAGCTGGTCTGGAAAAATACCAGGAAATGGCGGTTACTACTGAAGCACTGGACCGTGAGCAAAAAGTGTTGGCCATCACCAAAGAAATTGAAGAAGCCACTTCTTTGGAAATGCCAATGTTGGAAAGAAACCTGGTTATCCTGGCTACCATCTCCTCCATCGCTACCCTTTTGGGTCTGTTGGGTACGGTAATCGGTATGATCAAGGCCTTCTCCGCTTTGGCCACCGCTGGTGCACCAGACGCCGTTGCACTGTCTTCAGGTATTTCTGAGGCCTTGATCAACACTGCCTTGGGTATCGGTACTTCAGCCTTTGCGATTATTTTCTACAACTTCTTTACTACCCGTATCGACGGTATGACTTACGCGATCGATGAGGCCGGCTTCAGCATTGCTCAAAACTTTGCTTCAAAGCACAAGTAATTTTTTTAAAAAAAATGCACTACCCACACACCACTTTGCAAGAACCTTGCATCTAGGTAAGTAGAGCATTTTTAAAAAGAAGCATTATGGCCAAAATTAAAGTTGCGCGGAAAAGCACGTTCATTGACATGACGGCGATGTGTGATGTGGCCTTCCTCTTGTTGACGTTCTTCATTTTGACAACGAAGTTTCGTCCCAGTGAGGTTGCCGAAATCAACATCCCTGCATCAACTGCTCAAATCTCAGTACCTGACCGAAACATC includes these proteins:
- a CDS encoding MotA/TolQ/ExbB proton channel family protein — protein: MSKSTKPAAKAAKAESGQFSRIFAYLLIPILLVVAILIFNYVLGSPSNFENGDPKGHPLPNNYFGMMYKGGTMVPILMANFLLVIAVFIERIFTITAASGKGSIPNFVKKVQSFLSGDNVASAIAECDKQRGSVANVVKAGLEKYQEMAVTTEALDREQKVLAITKEIEEATSLEMPMLERNLVILATISSIATLLGLLGTVIGMIKAFSALATAGAPDAVALSSGISEALINTALGIGTSAFAIIFYNFFTTRIDGMTYAIDEAGFSIAQNFASKHK